Proteins encoded by one window of Methanomassiliicoccales archaeon:
- a CDS encoding UDP binding domain-containing protein: GCGFGGSCFPKDVRALSCLAQSHGVEPRMLNAILSVNQDQPLRLIELLCKRMDIKGRTIGVLGLAFKPGTDDVREAPSLRVVEELMSRGAKVCVHDYRAMENFRKLFPQAMFCRSAKECIQRSDAIIILTEWPGYSDPSLYGDKLVIDGRGVTLSSNYEGVCW, from the coding sequence GGCTGCGGTTTTGGAGGAAGTTGCTTTCCCAAGGACGTAAGAGCTCTCTCATGTTTAGCCCAGAGCCATGGGGTGGAACCGAGAATGCTAAATGCCATCCTCTCAGTAAATCAGGATCAACCATTAAGGTTGATCGAATTGCTTTGCAAGAGGATGGATATAAAAGGACGTACCATCGGTGTTTTGGGCCTGGCCTTCAAGCCTGGAACGGATGATGTTAGGGAAGCTCCTTCTCTAAGGGTCGTAGAGGAATTGATGAGTAGAGGAGCTAAGGTTTGTGTGCATGACTATCGTGCCATGGAAAATTTTCGCAAGCTCTTCCCTCAGGCGATGTTCTGTCGCAGTGCGAAGGAATGCATACAGAGGAGCGATGCCATAATAATTCTCACGGAATGGCCTGGTTACTCAGATCCGTCGCTCTATGGTGATAAACTGGTCATAGACGGCAGAGGAGTGACTCTCAGTTCTAACTATGAAGGAGTGTGCTGGTGA
- the galU gene encoding UTP--glucose-1-phosphate uridylyltransferase GalU, with product MKAVIPAAGLGTRFLPLTKGQPKEMLPIVDKPTIQYVVEEALAAGIDDIIIVTGRDKRAIEDHFDHCFELESYLRMHGRLRELEELEKISNMASIHYVRQKRAAGLGDAIYQARKHIGGESFAVMLGDTIYRSNIPVVSQLNKVHAKTKSSVIAMERVPKSKVSKYGIIKGKMIQKGVMEISDLVEKPSLEQAPSNIAIAGTYILTPSIFDCISRTEPGLNGEVQLTDALRLLLNREKIYGLMIEGVRYDVGDMLGWLKTNMVFVLEDPRYANDMKKFLRSYLQSNSKSKKTHRNIRSEKS from the coding sequence ATGAAAGCTGTTATTCCTGCAGCTGGTTTGGGAACTAGATTCCTGCCATTGACCAAGGGACAGCCAAAGGAGATGTTGCCTATAGTAGATAAACCGACGATTCAGTATGTGGTAGAGGAGGCCTTAGCGGCAGGGATAGATGACATCATAATCGTAACTGGAAGGGATAAGAGGGCCATCGAGGATCATTTCGATCATTGTTTTGAGTTGGAATCGTACCTTAGAATGCATGGAAGGTTAAGGGAATTGGAGGAGTTGGAGAAAATATCCAACATGGCTAGCATACATTACGTCAGGCAGAAAAGAGCGGCAGGGCTGGGGGATGCGATTTATCAGGCCCGTAAGCATATCGGGGGCGAGTCTTTTGCAGTGATGCTGGGCGATACTATTTATCGCTCCAATATACCAGTGGTTTCTCAATTGAACAAGGTCCATGCCAAGACCAAATCATCGGTAATAGCTATGGAAAGGGTGCCTAAGTCAAAGGTATCAAAATATGGCATAATTAAGGGTAAGATGATTCAAAAAGGTGTAATGGAGATTAGCGATCTAGTCGAAAAACCTTCCTTGGAACAAGCACCATCCAACATAGCCATTGCAGGAACCTATATCTTGACACCAAGTATATTCGATTGCATATCTCGCACTGAGCCGGGGTTAAATGGGGAAGTACAACTCACAGATGCATTACGCTTATTGCTTAATAGGGAGAAGATTTATGGGCTCATGATAGAAGGTGTGAGGTATGATGTTGGGGACATGCTAGGATGGCTGAAGACTAATATGGTATTTGTCCTAGAAGACCCTCGATATGCAAATGATATGAAAAAATTCCTTCGCTCTTATCTTCAATCCAATTCCAAATCTAAGAAGACTCATCGTAATATCAGGTCAGAGAAGAGCTGA